The Chlamydia poikilotherma DNA segment TTTTAAATATGCAGAAGCCTCCCTAAGAAGTATCTTCGTTTCCATGTTGCAAGAGCTGATGATAAGCATGACTAACTAAAGCTGAAGTGATAGCATCTAAATCCCCTTCCATAACTTTATCTAAATTATAAAGAGTAAGACCTATCCTATGATCAGTCACGCGATTTTGTGAAAAATTATACGTGCGAATTCTTTCCGAACGATCTCCACTACCTACTTGAGCTGAGCGCATAGCGGAAGCTTCTTTATGACGTCGCTGCATTTCTGCATCACGTATTCTCGCCTTTAAAATACGCATAGCCTTGGCTTTATTCTTATGCTGACTACGCTCGTCTTGACAAGTAACAACAACACCTGTGGGCATATGAGTAATTCGAACTGCAGAGTCGGTAACGTTTACGTGCTGACCTCCAGCTCCAGAAGCTCTAAAGGTATCTATTTTTAAGTCTTTCTCATCAATAAAGACTTCTTCATCATCTTCTGCCGGTTCTGGCAATACAGCAACAGTAATTGCAGAAGTATGCACACGACCTTGTGTTTCAGTCTCAGGAACTCTTTGCACGCGATGCGTTCCGGCTTCATACTGTAGCAAACGTTTTACGCCTGTTCCAGATATACCCATTACATATTCTTTATATCCCCCAATATCAGACTCAGAAGAAGAAAGGACTTCATATTTCCAATCTTTTAAGGATGCATACAAATGATACATACGGACACAGTCTCCTACGAAAAGAGCTGCTTCATCTCCACCAGTACCTGCACGTAATTCCATAATAACATTTAAATCATCATCTGGATCTGGTGGGACTAGTAGATTCTCTAAAACTTTATACAGTTTATCAATTTCAGCTTTTCCTGATTGAATGCCTTCTTCTAGCATGGCGATCATTTCAGGATCTTTTTCTTGAGCTAATGCTTCTCTATCATCATTGAGAACTTTTTCGTGACCTAAAACCTTATCATATACATTCTTTAATTCAGAAAGACGTGCGTGCTCCTTACTCAAGCTACCATACTCTTTAGGATTTTCAAAAATTTCCGGATTAGAGATTTTAACTTCCACTTCCTCTAGGCGTTTCAAATACTCCAGAATCTTTTTTTCCATGAATTACTTCTCAATCAAGAGTTCCTGACATACTTCTCGAGTTGCATATCGAGGAGCGTTTAAATTAACTTTTCAAAGTCTTTACCCATTGAAGTCATACAAGTTTCTTACTTCAATATCACAATTATTGAAAATTAAAGAACAGGTTAACGCTCTGTAGGGTATAGAGAACATTATTACCGCAAGAAGATTTTCAATCACTTTGTGGTCAACATTATGAGTCAATGTTTTATCATATCTTGTCAATATGAGTCACTGCAAACGAAAAAAACATTTCAATAACCATGTGCAGACAAACATATACTATATACTAAAAGTATATGAATACTTCCGAATGAAACATTAAACAAAAAAACACGCTTCAACACCTCCTAAAACAAGGAGAATGATAACGTGTTTATGCAAAAAAATTAGAACTTAATAGATAAGACTATTTCTTTTTCTTTATGGGAGCTTTTTTCTTGGCTTTAGCAACAGGCTCTTCTTCTACAGAAACTTGAGCAGGCTGTGCAGGCTTTGCACTGCTGTAACGTTTTAAGAACTTATCTACCCGGCCTTCAGCATCCACCAATTTCTTACTTCCTGTGAAGAAAGGGTGTGAAGAAGAGGACACACTGACATAGCATACAGGATACTCTTGTCCTTCATAAACTTCCGTCTTATCGCTCTGATATGTAGATCCGCAAACAAACTTATATCCTGTAGAAGAATCTACAAATAAAACTTTGTTATATTCGGGATGAGTGTTCTTTTTCATATTGACAACTCCAAAATCACCATCTTATGGTATGTGGGAAACAACATCATGAAATACTAAAGGAAAAGTGTACAGAAATACCTTATGAAAAAGCAAGAAAAAATACGCTTATCACCTCTGTTTCAAAGACTTTTTATTTTAGCAATTTTCCTCTATCCGTTTTCTGCCTTTACTGAAACCCCTCTCTCTTTAAAACAAAATATTTTTCATGCGCGAACTGGCGACTATGCTGTTTTTAGCAAAGGAGTTCAAAGGTTTTTTTTATTTGTAAAATCCGTATCTCCTAACATTGTATGGATAGAAATGACAGAGTTTCCACATCTATCTCAGCAAGATCGAACTTTGATACAAAATACACCATGGAAAAACTTAATTAACGATTTACATTCCCCTAGAAGGGTTTTTTTAATATCCCTATCAACAAAAAATACGCATATCTTTTGTTTGAATCCAAAAACTCAGCAACTACGTCGCTTGCAATCAGAAGATCTTCCTATTTTCTCCACACTCTTACAACTTTCTTTAAATGAAGCACCAGATCATTTAATAAAAAGACAAGGCAAAAACCGCGATCCGTGGTCACCTAGGATTACTGTAGAAGGAAGTTACTCTCTTAAAACACCTGTTCAAGCTCGATGTGCAAACTGGCCTAAAGATTCATCCATCTTATCAGGAAAAAATGTACTTATGTATTTCACAGCTTGTGAAATCTCCGTGTTTCCTCTATGGACTAGTATAGAAACTCCGAAAGGCACAGTTGTTTTAAGAGCTATTGATGTGGGATACGAAGCTTCATCTCCCTATTCTTATACTCTTCCCGAGATCAAAGAATAAACCGAATGAGCAAACCTATTTCAAAGTAATTTCTAGGCATTTTTATAGATTAAGTCTTAAAAAATACGAAATTTTTAAACTTATCTAGAAAATATTTTTGATTGAAAAATCTAATACAGTAAAATAGCGGTCAAGACTTTTGTTAGATGCTCATATTTTAATTTTTAATGTTACAATTAAATAAATTATGCAGCAAAACTTCTGTCTATTTTAGGTGCGCTAAACATAGCCACAATTTCGATTAGGGGAATACCCTTCTCGAACCCTCATTTAATGAGGACATTCAAACTCAGAAAGAAATTAAGGGTTTCACTAGGCATCTTCATGAGACATCGGTATTCCTTAAATAAAAGTCGTCAAATACTGCACTCGACTTATAAGTTACTTAAAAGCAAAAAACTTTCTCAACATCCCGACTCTCAAAAAGAATTACAAACATTACTAGAACAACTCGAAGAAGCCATCCTTCAACAAGATCAGCAAACAGCCGGTCAACTTGCAGAGCAGGCTCAGAAATTCAGTAAACGCTATCCCGCTTCTTTTGCAAAGAAATCTTGGGAGCTTACTAAAGCTATTCTCTTTGCCGCTGTAGTTGCTTTCCTTATTCGTCAATTTTGGTTTGAACTTTATGAAGTTCCTACCGGGTCTATGCGTCCAACGATTTTAGAACAAGATCGGATGATTGTTTCTAAAACAACTTTCGGCCTACATTTCCCTTTTAAGAAACAACCATGGGGATTTCGTTCTGAAGCTATTACTCGTGGTGGTCTTGTAGTCTTTACTGTTGGTGATCTTCCTATTCCAAATTCCGATACAAAGTACTTCGGATTCATTCCTGGGAAAAAACGCTATATTAAACGTTGTATGGGCAAACCCGGAGACACTCTATATTTTTATGGAGGAAAAATTTACGGCATTGATAAAGACGGGGGAGTCATTCATTTCCCTAATGATTTTGGTCTCGAAAATCTCTATCACGTCCCCTACATATCTTTCGATGGCTCTGTAGAAATTAGCAATAATGACAAAACTACAGCATTATTTAAACAAATGAACCAACCTTGTGGTAAGATTTCATTACCTCAGGAAGGTCCCTACGGCAAATTTTTTCACAATGGTTCTTGGCATAATGATATCCCTAACACACTGAAAACTCCCCATACATCTCCAGTTAGTTATTCCGATCTTTTTGGTATGGGCAACTATGCTATGGTACGCATTCTTACTCATAAACAGGCCAGTCTATGTCATACTATTCCAAATCCAATAGCTCAAACTTATTTAGAAATTTGTCACACTCCAAACGTTTCTTACCCTACGCCTCATCTTCAGCACTATAACAACCAAATAATTCCTACTATACAACCTATGAAGACGCTTCTTCCCCTAAGGCAAGAGCATATTCATCTTATTAGGAATAATCTTAATACATCACGATTTGTTATTTCCGATGGCGTTGCTTACAAGTACCAACCATTTGCGAGAGGATCAGAGGATAGAGCAAAACTCTTTGCCCTACCTTTCCCAGGAGTGGATAACGGTTGTTACGAATATTCTAAGGGAGAAGCTTATAAAATAGGTTTTGGAGGTATGCGTTATAAGCTAAAACCAACCCACGCATTAATGCAACTAAATGATAGTCAGGTAATTGATCTATTTAACTGTGGTATTAATTTTAGCTCCTTCTTTATTCCAAAAAATCCCAAATATAATCCTTTACCAAGTCGCTATGCATTTTATAACCAAGGGAATCTCTATGTCATGGATTCTCCTATCTTCATTAAAAATGATCCCGCCTTGCAAAAGTTCATAGAATCTGAAAAAGCAAAACAAGAAGCTTCTTCAGAAGATCGCCCCTATATAGGTTTTATTGATAGAGGCCCTCCTCCACAAGATCTAGAACAATTCTCGACATTCATTCATAATTTTGGAATACAAATTCCTGAAGGTTATGTTTTAGTTTTAGGAGATAATTATCCTATGAGCGCTGATAGTCGTGAATTTGGCTTTGTTCCTATAGAAAATCTTTTAGGATCACCCTTATGGATTTTCTGGCCTTTGGGACATTTTGGACATTTAAAAAATGTTCCTGCTCCAACCACATTACCTGGATATTTAGTTAATAGCCTAGCTTTAGGATTCTTCGTTTATATCTTTGGACATATGTATTACCAAAGACATCGCCGTCTATTTCCAAAAAATGACAAGAAGAAATAAAGAAGACTCTCTATTTTGTAGAGAATCTTCTTTGAAGAAATTTCAGAATCTTATTTTACTCTGGGAGCTAATGTAAGAGCAATACATGTAGGATGTCCATTGATATCCCACTCTTCCCCCTCAACAGTATCTTTAAATTCGAATCGAATAGTCAACGTCTCTTCGCAAATGTAATCTTCATAATGAAGAAATGCCTTTTTAACGGCTTCTGACGTATGTATTTGCAAAAGAATACGATCAGAAACATGCAACTTATGATTACGACGCATTGTGTTAATTTTATTCACTAATTCTCTAGAAATTGCCTCAATAACCAAATCTTCAGTTAACTGACAATCAAGAACCACAGTAAATAATGAAGAACTTCGAGCAACATATCCTGGATCTGTTTCCCAAGAAATTACTACATCATCTATACCCAAAGTAATGTCTTCCAAACCCAAGTTAAGACAGATAAATTGCTGTTTTAGTAACTGCTGTATTTGTTCCTGAGAAAGAGAGCTCAGCGCTCTTTGCACGTCTTTTATCTTCTCACCAAACTTCTTACCTAGAGAACGAAAATTAGGCTTCACAGTAGTTTTTACAAAGCTGGGTGTCTCTTTATAAAATACGATATTTTTTACATTGAGTTCTTCTGCAATGAGTTGCTCAAAAGAAGTCAACTCATC contains these protein-coding regions:
- the prfA gene encoding peptide chain release factor 1, which translates into the protein MEKKILEYLKRLEEVEVKISNPEIFENPKEYGSLSKEHARLSELKNVYDKVLGHEKVLNDDREALAQEKDPEMIAMLEEGIQSGKAEIDKLYKVLENLLVPPDPDDDLNVIMELRAGTGGDEAALFVGDCVRMYHLYASLKDWKYEVLSSSESDIGGYKEYVMGISGTGVKRLLQYEAGTHRVQRVPETETQGRVHTSAITVAVLPEPAEDDEEVFIDEKDLKIDTFRASGAGGQHVNVTDSAVRITHMPTGVVVTCQDERSQHKNKAKAMRILKARIRDAEMQRRHKEASAMRSAQVGSGDRSERIRTYNFSQNRVTDHRIGLTLYNLDKVMEGDLDAITSALVSHAYHQLLQHGNEDTS
- a CDS encoding type B 50S ribosomal protein L31, giving the protein MKKNTHPEYNKVLFVDSSTGYKFVCGSTYQSDKTEVYEGQEYPVCYVSVSSSSHPFFTGSKKLVDAEGRVDKFLKRYSSAKPAQPAQVSVEEEPVAKAKKKAPIKKKK
- the lepB gene encoding signal peptidase I; amino-acid sequence: MRHRYSLNKSRQILHSTYKLLKSKKLSQHPDSQKELQTLLEQLEEAILQQDQQTAGQLAEQAQKFSKRYPASFAKKSWELTKAILFAAVVAFLIRQFWFELYEVPTGSMRPTILEQDRMIVSKTTFGLHFPFKKQPWGFRSEAITRGGLVVFTVGDLPIPNSDTKYFGFIPGKKRYIKRCMGKPGDTLYFYGGKIYGIDKDGGVIHFPNDFGLENLYHVPYISFDGSVEISNNDKTTALFKQMNQPCGKISLPQEGPYGKFFHNGSWHNDIPNTLKTPHTSPVSYSDLFGMGNYAMVRILTHKQASLCHTIPNPIAQTYLEICHTPNVSYPTPHLQHYNNQIIPTIQPMKTLLPLRQEHIHLIRNNLNTSRFVISDGVAYKYQPFARGSEDRAKLFALPFPGVDNGCYEYSKGEAYKIGFGGMRYKLKPTHALMQLNDSQVIDLFNCGINFSSFFIPKNPKYNPLPSRYAFYNQGNLYVMDSPIFIKNDPALQKFIESEKAKQEASSEDRPYIGFIDRGPPPQDLEQFSTFIHNFGIQIPEGYVLVLGDNYPMSADSREFGFVPIENLLGSPLWIFWPLGHFGHLKNVPAPTTLPGYLVNSLALGFFVYIFGHMYYQRHRRLFPKNDKKK